The segment GGAAAGAGCTGCTATTATTACTGCTATAATGGTTcatggaaatacatttttttttttaaagtgaaacagAGGCTACATGCGTGAGATTTATGCTTTTGGGATTCAACCAATGGCTGCGTctctaaagaataataaaaagatgGCTACAACAAAGTTGGCTGGCATGAAGTGattattttacactttaaaaagCTACTTCAGTGCAATGGGCGTATAGACACACCATGCCCTTGCTGTGTTGTTATCTGACAGGCCTTTAATAATGCATTCACCCCATCCCGACACAGACACTCAGGACAGCCTGATCCGTGCGCGTGCGATAAATCAAAGATCTCGGTTTCCACAGACGGTCAGAATAAATAACAGCTATCTCTGGGCATTGATCAACAGCTCGTGATGTCGTGCCGTTTCAAGTCTCTTTGTCAGAAGTGTCCCAGCTTCCGTTATTGTGTAAGGACTGTAAGATGATCAGTCACTGTTACACAATAAATGCAAACAAGCGGAGAGAAACTGAAATACTTGAACGTAACATTTAGCCTACTATTAAAGCACTGCAAAATTCAGTACGAATGGAACACGTTAAAACCACAGATCTAGCTATATAATATCATTTAACGTTCAATTATATTAACTTGCATAAGGtctaaatgtattaagtattgaCCTGAGAGCCTGATACACCCAACCAGCACGAATAGTGGGTCACTGTGCCACCCCCGTCTCCCAATGCCCGATATGTTTTGATTtccaaaaacatcataataatgtgCTGTATAAAAATATGTCACTGTATAAGTAACAGTAATCCATAAGCGTTTAGGTAAAACACTAAAACGGGTCTGCACTGACATGATGTGGGAAAAATAAGTATGACGCATAGCTTATATTGAAAACAGACCAAGTTGAAAGTTGCCTTACTGTATTAATATGTTAAAGCCAGATACCGGCTACCGGTTGAAACACCCCAACGAGCCCCGTCCGTTTCACGTTTACCCGCACGGTAAAAGAAGAACACATTTACCTCTTATAAGCAAAGGTCCAAATAGATGTCCGGGataaataatgcatataaaaCATTCAAAGCGACCAGAAGTGTTTCATCAGCAGTAATAACATCCCATCTGGAAATGATACTTGTGTTTCTCCTGAGCGTTTTCCTGCCGGAGTGCCTGCTGTCTCATGGATCTGTGTTAGTAGGTCACTACAGAAGAGTATTGGCGGCGTCCATTGACTGACACATCTCTCGACCAATCAAAACACAGCATCTTCCGATTTGAGCCAATGAAACGCGCCTCATTTGTAGCAGTCTGTTTCACATAAGCAATAACGACTCCGTAGTTCAGTTGAAGAAAACCTTGTCGGctgcctattaaaaaaaaattttttttatagcctactaaaaaaaaagctttctaaaTTCGTTTTGTAAGACCACCAGATCTAGAATATCCAGAAATGTCTACATGTCAAATTtatattgattaatatttttaaccATTAGTCAGTGTTCATTGTTATTATCATCTTGGTATTGATGTTGTAGGTAGTAGAAACTAATATCGTATATATAAAAAACCGCCATGATCTTAATCTAGAAATGAATAAAGCCCAATTACATAGCGATTGTTCTAAACATTACCCGTTTACTTTTAATGACGAAGGACTGACTATGACTTTGGATGACGTGTATGCAGTTGTTACCAAACTATCAACAGACAAATCTTCTGTTTGAAAGAAATTAAGCCACCTAGTGGTAttcagacaaacagaaaaagttTACAGGAGAAGGTCTCCCTTTCAAAGACTTACATAAATGTCGTTATGCATGATCACCTGGTTTAGAGGACACTCTCACCCTAGTGTTGCATCTCTTCCAATCTGTGGTTTTCTCAGCATCATCAACTCAAGGACCGCCATAAGCTTTTCTCCAACAACTAAAACTAATTTGAATATGCGCGTGATATAAAATTGTCAACATGTAACATAATTAATATCTGTCAAATGGTCGACATGATGTAACAGGTGTGGATGTGATGTAACCTAAAACTAAAAGACTTGCACAACGTGGCGCCCAAAAGATGCCCTATATTTAAAAAGACGTGTTTGAGTGCGCCACCCTGTGGGAAAACAAACATGTCGGTGCACATTTAGAAACAACCTAAGCATCGATTTTTCCTTTATAAGatttcatatgcatttttttaagtaaGTTGGATACGTTTTGATGATGATCATgcagtcaaaaaaaacaaaacattcaatgCATAACACATACAAAGCACTCACGGGTGCAGAAACAATACCTTTTATTTAAGAGGTATTACAACTACAGATTCACAGTGCAAGGTAAGTGATTTTTACTTAAATGTGAGCAATTAaacaaatgcaattaaaaatgacaatgttttcatGACAGCCAGTAACACGTCTGGTGACAAACGAGTGTCTTCCGTGGTTTCCATTAAGATGGAAAGTTGGTGGACGCAAACCTTGCGACAGCAGCTTTGTAGCGCAGTTTGTGCGGCAGCAGAACGGACTGAGTGGTCTCTTGTTGTTGGCAAGTTCGTTCCTCTGCACGTGTTTGCGGTTCCCCTCCGATCGGTCCAGGCTCACGCGCGTAATTCTGCGCCGAATCAGAAGACGATGTTTTGGAAATATAAcagcgggacaggttggcccatGCGTTTCTGTCCTCCGGCAGCTCGTGCATCATTTGAGCATTTCCATTCGCAAAAACTCTACTCCTCGCATACGCTCCGCTGGTGCATGCATTGGCTCCATGACTGTACCTGCCCACTGGATGACAACCATCCAATAAACTGATGCGCGGGGATTTCGTAATAGTATTACTGGCAGAGCTTTTCAGCAAAGGATACGATGCAAAATCGAAAACCGAGCGGAAAAGATTTGTTTCAGGACGTATTGTTCCGCAACAACCAGAAAATGTGCAATGCGGCAGACTGCGCAGTGGTAACACAGTTGCGGGGACGGGTAAACTGCGCGGGTAACCCTCATTTGGCAGTCCAAGAGGGAACCCAAAAGCAGCATGCATCGGGTTACCCTGAGCCGTGCTGTGGTGATGAACTGTAGAGAGCACAGCCTTTAATTTGTCATTCTCTCGTTGAAGCTCGACGGCGCGCGACTCCAGAAGATGCTCCTCCATCCTCTTGCGCTGGCGAGACCTCTTCGCAGCTTCGTTATTACGCGTCCGCTTGAGCCAGTAATTACCGTCTTTCTGCTCATCAGGCGTGAACTGTCTCTTCCGTCGCGTGCCGCTGTTTGCACGCAGGCTTGGCACCGCGTGAAACTGGCACGCATTCCGTGCACCGCTGACGCAAACCAGCTCATCCTGCGTGGAGCAACAAGCACCTGTGGACATCTCAGCAGGCAAGCGTGTGTCACCGTGTAAGTATCAGTTCTGCAAGTGTAAATTATTTGCTCCAAAAGTGGAGACTATATCAGTTATTACTTTGGTCCCGCCTTTCTTGGGAGATAAGAACACCTCCTCTACAGTCATTGGTTTACATGAACCAGCacacatcactcactcactcaatctttCACAAAGCACATATAAGAAGTCATATAAAATACACGATTGTgctattttaattacattatcaTAGCAAAAGGCTTTTCCAATGTCTAGATTGAAGCTTTGACTATACGAGTTGAGGAAACCCCACAAGTAGTATAATATTATGCATTACTTTATTGGATTTTCCACGTGCCTCGATGAACAAAATATAtggttaatgttggttaataGCATCTGGGTAGAAAGCAAGCTTCCGGTTGGTATGACTTTAAAGTAATACTAGAGGCTAAACAAAATAAGACCATTACAAACCAGTTATAAATCTTCAAGAGAATCAATGGCATAAATTACAAATCTTTACAACAGGAGATTTATAAAAGCAACttctaaaaaacaataaaaggacACAATGTCTTGGGGTCAGCATCCATGTCTCAGCACATCCACATCGTTTATCGTCCAATATCCTGATCCATGAAGAGGTTTTTATAATGCATATCATTTACCAAAGCCTTCAAGCAAGACACATTTAATCCCGTGGAGCTGAAAGAATTGATTAATGACTTGTTCTCAATCACAACACCAACTGAGAAGAGGTTACATTAATAAATGGTACCCACAACATGCTTGAAATGATGTTTCATGTTGCACAGCAACAGTAAGAACATGCATTCTTCTGAATAGCTTTGCaacaatttgataaaaaaaacaactaaaccaACAAGATCATCTGCTGCCGACCCCAAAGCAGAAGGGCCGAAAGCTCAATTCTTCATCACAGACTACAAACACCGCAGCTGAAGCTGAGTTTCCTATAAAAATATCTCCAGCAGAATGATGCGTTCATCCATCAGTGGCTGCGGATAAAACATAAAAACCCATAAATAACACTACGTCCATGTGTCATTCACCGGTTTCCCTTCACTTTTTAAACCTGTACCTAAACCTGATTCTTCTCATCTAAACTAATCTAAAAAGATCATCTACGCTTCCAAGTTGATTTCATTGTCCTTGGTCTGTGGGCTGTCACTGTCCCCCAGGAGCTCTGTCTCTGGAACAGAAAGCTCTTCGTTGTGCAGCCCACTTTGAGACGCTCCGTCAGCGAAATCCTCGTCTGTCGTCTTCAGGTCGTCATTCGTAAGGGCCGCCTTCTCCGTGCCGGATCCGTTGGAGGGCGCTGTGGTCACGTAGCCGGTGCTGGTGGAGCCGCTGCCGCTGTGGTGCGATCCAGCCTTGGCCACCATCTGTGGGTGCAGCTGCTGCGGAGGCATCTGCATGGGGATCTGCATGGAGTAGAAGTTCTGCATGTACGGATAAGCAGGCATTGGCTGGTAGCCGTTGACTGGGATGTAGAGCTGGGGCGGCACCATTGGGCGCATCTGGCCCTTCATGGACACAAACTGAGGCTGGGGAAACGGGGAAGACTTTTTGGGACTGACGTAGCGAGCATTGCTGATGTTGCTGACGGGGCTGGTGCTGAGCGAGCTGGTTTGAGTGGTGTTGCTCGCTCCCGAGGTCTGCGCCGAGCTGTTGTAGTTGGATAAGCTCTCCCAGGAGCGCAAGCGTGCGTGAATGTCTTTGAATCGTGGCCTTCGTGCGGGGAACTCATTCCAGCACTCTAGCATCAGCGTGTAAACCCAGGCCGGACAGTCATCTGGGCAGGAAAGCACTTGTCTGTTGCGCACCATCTCGATCACATCCTGGTTAGAATAGCCACAGTACGGCTGGAGGCCATAGCTGAATATCTCCCAGAGCACCACGCCGTAGGCCCAGATGTCGGAGTCGGTGGAAAGCTTCCCGTACAGTATGGCTTCAGGAGACATCCAACGGATTGGTAAGGGACTGGTTCCCATCAGCTTGTAGTAGTCAGCGGAGTACACCTCTCTGAACAACCCGAGGTCTAGGATCTTCACGTTGAGTTTATCGCAGACTAGGATGTTGCGAGCAGCCAGATCCTTGTGCACCACGTGGTGGCTGGAAAGATACTCCATCCCGGCTGCTATCTGTGTGACGATGTGCAGGAAGTCGGCCTGCTCCAGAGTGGATCTGACCGTCTTGTCGTCATCGGAGCTGCCGACGTCCGAGTGAGGGGATCGCATGACCAGGAACTCGTGGAGGTCACCGTGGCCCGAGTAGCTGAAGATCATGCTCATGGGCTGTTCTTTGGTTATCACACCCAAAAGGCAGACGATGTTGGGGTGCTGAAGACGGGACCGGAGCGTGGCCTCGTGCCGAAACTCTTCCCGTAGAGGACCCTCGTCCTTGTCTTGACCGTCTTTATAGCCACCACCTGGGTCTGCTCACCTGCAGCCGTACCGTAGAGGTGACCTTTGTAGACCTTTCCGAAACGGTCCTCGCCAAGCTCCTCCATGAACCGAACAGCAGACAGGTTGAGTTCTCGTAGCTTCGCCTAGGAATTAAAGACAACAAGAAATGATCAAGTCTGCTCGTGCTCAACTGATGTACGGATATAATAACAGATATTAACTCACTAATCATAATGATACATCACGGTTCAGTTTAACCTGGAAGAGATTAATGACTTCCAAAAATGCACAGTTCTTTCTAAGGGAACCAAACATTACAAATGAGCCACGAGTttttacagtattacatttttaaaatgtttttaagatgcatttttttaacatttgtctCAAAAATAGTTTACTAAAATGTATTCAGCCTCATTCCAATATCTCACACACGTTTGGGACTGGATTTTGTTGATAAACATGAATGTGCACACCATTTGATGAACCactgcagaaagaaaaataatcttaacgtattttctttgaaaacatttaagaGTAATATTAATGCTGTTGTGttagaatatgaatatatattgacTAATTCTGAGCAGTCGTCATttgaaattacaaattatttaaattatttatgaaatgaatGCATTCAATTGTTTTAATTTACTGAATACTGCAAACTCTCTGCAAGGATTGCATATTCTcatgaatgtaataataattcatcacaattaaaaaaaaactattctcaaTGTTTTCATTACAAAAAAGGATAATGTAGTAATAACATGGTAATACATGTAATAATAACATGGACATTTTTGGACATTTACTCATTAAGTTACTGATCAGGTGCAAAATCTTAGTTGGAAAATAAATGGAGTTATTACTAATTTATAATCTTATGTTCAGTTGGGTCCAAACTGAGCTGTGAATGCAAGAATCGCAGTTTTTGAATGAAGTGCACATGCTCAGGAGCTTGAGGTTTGTTCACCTGATGCTTGTGCTGGTTCAGAAGAGGCAGCTCCATGTCTTGACTCGGCGAGGCCGTGAGTTGACGGCGAGTTGGACTGTCAGCAGACTCCTTCTGTTTGTTGCGACACTTGCAGAACAAGAAGAATAAGCAGGCAATGATGAGAGGGGTGGCTATACTGGGGATTAAGATGTACAGGATCTCCTTTTTCACTTTCTCTGGAGGCACTGagggagaaaaacaaaacaaaaacgattaatttttttatttaagacatgagTTATTTTCCTGCCCATCATGATAGTCATAAAGACTCTACTCACTGCAGGGCTGAATGTCACAGAAGTCCACTCTCACATTAGGGTCTAACGTGAAACACCAGGGGCTGTCCATTTGCCCTCCGGGGTTCCTGCAGAAATTGTGTCCTCCTCTGAGCTCCGGGTACTCGACAGGCGTCAGATGATGACTGTGTGGATACTGTGCGCTCCACGGCTGACACTGGTAGCCGGATTTGGTGACACTGACCGTGCCTTTGTAGTTGGCGCCACTTCCGTTGTAGCAGCTGTGATTCGGGGGTGAATCTTTAACAAGGATTGAAAATTAGTAGGTGTTTTGTCCTCAAAAATTTAGAGAAGTAAATGGAAAAAAGTTATAGACAATCGTTTATTATAGCAATGCAACCAAGAAATTTGAGATGCACCACAAGAGGGCCCTCTCGCTTCAATTGCTGTTGCTCACTGAGGGTGCTTGGGAGCCAATTACAGTGGATTTCATGCTTATTTAACCCTCCCTTGAGCCTTCCTTGGCTCTAAACCCCGTGTTCAGTCTTGTTAACCTACACTGCGGTGGCAGGCCGATGCGGATGCAGCTGGCAGCGTCTGGCGAGCCGGGGTGGGGAAGCAGGTTGCATGCGGGCAGCTCCAGCTGCATGAGGATGAGAGGGTTGGAGCGTGCGATGGTGTACTCTGCATGGCACAAGTCGTTCTCCAGAGCCTCGCACTCATCGCGGCAGAGCTGGCGCCGCCATGGACCTCTGGTGCCCTCCTCACACAACGGGAAGACGTAGTAGCAGAAGGACGGGATGGCAAACTCCGAGCACTGGTCTGACAGATGGGTCGAGGTGCCGATCATCGTGAAGGCCGCTGGAGAACAacacaatgaaaaataatgagaACAGCAGAATGTCAGGTGAGTCTATGAACATGATACACTACAGTTTAAATGGACGGTTCTTTACAGGCATTGATATTATTGTAATGATAAATTAactgtaatgataaaataatattgtaatgaagaacctttaacattcaaGGAAACTTTTCAATGCACAaaagttctttatagtggaataaTGGTTctttcaactattttttttatgttgtttaattgctattttaagaactgttcactaaaaGGATGTTTGGGgaatccaaaatgttttttctattgcatcactctgaaaaaaaaaatatttttttggaatcaaatgttttaaatgtttttgaaagaaactcACCAAGACtgtatttacttaataaaaaaaacagcgataaaataatattgtaatatattattccaatgtaaaagaactgtttttaatgttaaaatattttaaagtgtaatttatttctgtgatgcagcgctgtattttcagcatcattcctccagtctccagtgtcacatgatcttcagaaatcattttaatatgctgatttgatgttttcatatataatatgatcataaataaatactgaaatatagcttcagcaagaatgcattaaattgatcaaaagtaacagtaaatgttaaatgacattttacatgtatttatatgaatccTGAATAAAAGCCTTAAGCAGCAAAATCTACCataccatcacagaaataaattacatttaaaatatattcaaatataagcTATTCTAGTGCTGTCtatcgattaaaaaaataaaaaaaatctgtagttaACCgcaattaataacatatttatacAGTCATCATTTCAGAGTGAATctccaaattaatgtagaaacaaacataaagatgatatattttaaatacataaaatggtatttattaaaggggtcatatgatgcttttttaaagatcattattttgtgtatttggtgtaacagaatatgttgacatgctttaatcttcaaaaaacacattatttttttttaaatactgtacattattgtaggtcctctatgacCCGTCTCTCTCAAACattattttctacaaagtccctccttcagacaattgcagtctgctctgattggccgaacaccacaagcactctttagaaatgtaacgcccctttccataatctttttttttgaaattttttattttaatgtagcaGCATCAACAACAGATAGCAGATGC is part of the Carassius auratus strain Wakin chromosome 10, ASM336829v1, whole genome shotgun sequence genome and harbors:
- the LOC113109558 gene encoding LOW QUALITY PROTEIN: tyrosine-protein kinase transmembrane receptor ROR2 (The sequence of the model RefSeq protein was modified relative to this genomic sequence to represent the inferred CDS: inserted 1 base in 1 codon), producing MHTLRITARAALMLIAVLLTTCTLTGADVNLSESGEIEAVAEAQSGGLPTAEGDFLEFVEPPNNMTIVQGQTVTLHCKVAGRPRPSIRWLKNDAPVVQEQGRISIRKTEAGSKLRIQDLDTTDTGYYQCEASNSLKVISATGVLYVRLGTGGQSPAHGGEDSHEKGFCQPYRGIACARFIGNRSIYVESLQMQGESENRITAAFTMIGTSTHLSDQCSEFAIPSFCYYVFPLCEEGTRGPWRRQLCRDECEALENDLCHAEYTIARSNPLILMQLELPACNLLPHPGSPDAASCIRIGLPPQYSPPNHSCYNGSGANYKGTVSVTKSGYQCQPWSAQYPHSHHLTPVEYPELRGGHNFCRNPGGQMDSPWCFTLDPNVRVDFCDIQPCMPPEKVKKEILYILIPSIATPLIIACLFFLFCKCRNKQKESADSPTRRQLTASPSQDMELPLLNQHKHQAKLRELNLSAVRFMEELGEDRFGKVYKGHLYGTAAGEQTQVVAIKTXQDKDEGPLREEFRHEATLRSRLQHPNIVCLLGVITKEQPMSMIFSYSGHGDLHEFLVMRSPHSDVGSSDDDKTVRSTLEQADFLHIVTQIAAGMEYLSSHHVVHKDLAARNILVCDKLNVKILDLGLFREVYSADYYKLMGTSPLPIRWMSPEAILYGKLSTDSDIWAYGVVLWEIFSYGLQPYCGYSNQDVIEMVRNRQVLSCPDDCPAWVYTLMLECWNEFPARRPRFKDIHARLRSWESLSNYNSSAQTSGASNTTQTSSLSTSPVSNISNARYVSPKKSSPFPQPQFVSMKGQMRPMVPPQLYIPVNGYQPMPAYPYMQNFYSMQIPMQMPPQQLHPQMVAKAGSHHSGSGSTSTGYVTTAPSNGSGTEKAALTNDDLKTTDEDFADGASQSGLHNEELSVPETELLGDSDSPQTKDNEINLEA